The Panicum hallii strain FIL2 chromosome 5, PHallii_v3.1, whole genome shotgun sequence genome contains the following window.
AACCGGGGGATTCTATTCCAAACAAGTTAACCAGTCCAGGAATACCATGGATATCCTGCCCCTGAAGTCGTTCAACTTAGTCAGTCGTGTGCATGACAGCATGAGAAGAATAAATTTTTGGAGCTGATACAAGAGAAGCACCTGAATGAAAAAATCTGAAGGAGGTTGTCCAGGACCAGAAAGTTTTGGTCGGATCCCAGAGTAACCAGGTTCCAAAGACCCATCCTTGAGATTTGGAAAATACTTCCTTACCATGGGGTAAAATACAGAACCTCGGGTGGGGTTCACTGAGTAATCGAACCTGACAAAGATAGACTAAGTTATAAACATCCTAATAATTTCAAACAAGCTCTACTGTGTTCTAGTTTCCATAAATCACGCGACTAGTTACACACTAGAAACATGATACTGCCCAATTGCATTTTCACATGCAACCACAGGTTCAATCATGTGTCATCCAGATACCTATAGCTTACCTTATCATCACTAGTTAGTTGCAGCAAATTCTATCAAGCATTAATGACACTGGCAAACTGGGAGTACTAGATTTGGCCTTCTATACATGCCAGTTATCGGAGATAACTTATTACAGCCTTCTTTGGTCAATAGACATGGTTGCAGTGGCTTACCTATTCAGAAAACATGACACAAGGTCCTCTACACCATCTAGCCATTCAACATCTGGGCCAAATCTAACAAGGCCATTCAAATCTATTGTGACATGGACCCCTATACCACCGTCCTCTGGTAGAGGATATATCAAGTGGCTGAAAGGACTCTTTGATTGAGAGAGGGTGAAGTAACATCCACGAGCATAGTGAGGATTGGGCACAAATGCTTGGTCCAGACCATGAAATCGTTTGGCAAGCGGAATTGCACTCAAACCCGCTGAGTTTATCAGAAGCTTTGGAAGCAAAACAAGCTGTGGGGTCACATAAGACCCTCCAGGATGGTTTTGCAGTTCTTTGCTTTCACAAATATGGAGTTCAAGGCCTTCATATCCGACATGCCCACCAATAACTGCTGTGTTATAGGATATGGTTGTTCCCAAGTTTTCAGCATCACCCTGCATCACAGAGATAACCAACATAAATAAGCTAACTTTTAATTCAAGAACTGATTTGTATGATGTTCAAGTACCAAAAGGGAGAGCATGAATGAATGAGAGTCAACTATCCCAGTACTAGGTGATAGTAAAGCTTTAAGACATCGAAGCTCAGGTTCCATCTCCATAGCTTGAGAACCCTCCATCAACTGGAGATCATTGACCCCATTTTGCTTAGCATTCATGAGGAGCATGTCCAGCTTTCCGGTCTCTGCAGCACCAGTCGCTACAATGAGTTTACCCAGTTGTTTGTGGGCAACCCCTCGTTCTGCACAGTATTTGTAGAGCATTTCCTTTCCCCTTACACAAAGGTTAGCCTACAAGAAGCAATCCGCAGGTAGAGTCAGTAACACACTAATGTGATATGCAGGAATCTTCTTGTGCACTTTAAAGCTTAACAATAGATACTAATAT
Protein-coding sequences here:
- the LOC112893238 gene encoding L-2-hydroxyglutarate dehydrogenase, mitochondrial, which gives rise to MLLLRRLGLAGARRRRGPAARGLASGAPREAADAVVVGAGVVGLALARALAMAGREVVVVEAAPSFGTGTSSRNSEVIHAGIYYPPRSLKANLCVRGKEMLYKYCAERGVAHKQLGKLIVATGAAETGKLDMLLMNAKQNGVNDLQLMEGSQAMEMEPELRCLKALLSPSTGIVDSHSFMLSLLGDAENLGTTISYNTAVIGGHVGYEGLELHICESKELQNHPGGSYVTPQLVLLPKLLINSAGLSAIPLAKRFHGLDQAFVPNPHYARGCYFTLSQSKSPFSHLIYPLPEDGGIGVHVTIDLNGLVRFGPDVEWLDGVEDLVSCFLNRFDYSVNPTRGSVFYPMVRKYFPNLKDGSLEPGYSGIRPKLSGPGQPPSDFFIQGQDIHGIPGLVNLFGIESPGLTSSLAIAEHIVSRYL